The Salegentibacter mishustinae genome includes a window with the following:
- the argS gene encoding arginine--tRNA ligase encodes MKLQSTLATHVKDAVKKIYDVEIDHLEFQPTRKDFEGDITLVTFPMLKALKTNPVKLGEEIGNYLTENVAEVSGFNVVKGFLNIVLSDAYFLNFFSEMKDRKDFGILPAAEDAKGIMVEYSSPNTNKPLHLGHIRNILLGFSVAEILSAAGNKAYKTQIINDRGIHICKSMLAWERFGNGETPESAGIKGDKLVGNYYVKFDQEYKKEISELMETKGISEEAAKAEAPILVEAKQMLLKWEAGDPEVVALWEKMNQWVYDGFAKTYDALGVDFDKNYYESDTYLLGKDVVNQGLEKGVFYKKEDGSVWIDLTDEGLDEKIVLRSDGTAVYMTQDIGTAIQRVKDFDISGMVYTVGNEQDYHFKVLFLILKKLGFDWADYLYHLSYGMVDLPSGKMKSREGTVVDADDLIAEMTETARNISEELGKLDGYTEVEKEELYRIIGLGALKYYILKVDPKKRILFNPEESVDFQGNTGPFIQYTYARIQSIIRKADFDFKKPVEDGYKFHEKERSLIKQLQLYPETIQLAAENHSPALIANYTYELVKEFNSFYQNVTILGTEDVTEKTLRVQLANSVGNVIKSSFSLLGIQVPERM; translated from the coding sequence ATGAAACTCCAAAGTACCCTCGCTACCCACGTAAAAGATGCTGTTAAAAAGATCTATGATGTTGAAATTGATCATTTAGAATTTCAGCCTACACGTAAGGATTTTGAAGGAGATATCACTTTGGTTACTTTCCCAATGCTAAAAGCGCTTAAAACCAATCCCGTAAAACTGGGTGAGGAAATTGGAAATTATTTAACTGAAAATGTTGCAGAAGTTTCCGGGTTTAACGTGGTAAAAGGCTTTTTGAATATTGTTTTAAGCGATGCTTATTTTCTGAATTTTTTCAGTGAAATGAAAGACAGAAAGGATTTTGGAATACTTCCCGCTGCAGAAGATGCTAAAGGGATTATGGTTGAATATTCTTCGCCAAATACCAATAAACCCTTACACTTAGGGCATATTAGGAATATTCTTTTAGGCTTTTCTGTTGCTGAAATTTTAAGCGCAGCCGGAAATAAAGCCTATAAAACCCAGATCATTAACGATCGTGGAATTCATATTTGTAAATCTATGTTGGCCTGGGAGCGCTTCGGAAATGGTGAAACTCCAGAATCTGCGGGCATAAAAGGAGATAAATTGGTTGGGAATTACTACGTAAAATTTGACCAGGAATATAAAAAGGAAATTTCCGAATTAATGGAAACAAAAGGGATTTCCGAAGAAGCCGCAAAAGCTGAAGCGCCAATTTTAGTGGAAGCCAAGCAAATGCTACTAAAATGGGAAGCCGGTGACCCGGAAGTGGTTGCGCTTTGGGAAAAAATGAACCAATGGGTATACGATGGTTTTGCAAAAACCTATGATGCCTTAGGTGTAGATTTCGATAAAAATTATTACGAAAGTGATACTTATCTTTTAGGTAAGGATGTAGTGAACCAGGGACTCGAAAAAGGTGTTTTTTATAAAAAAGAAGATGGGAGTGTTTGGATAGACCTAACCGATGAAGGCCTGGATGAAAAAATCGTGCTGCGAAGCGATGGTACTGCTGTCTATATGACGCAGGATATTGGAACCGCTATCCAACGGGTAAAGGATTTTGATATTAGCGGGATGGTTTATACCGTAGGTAACGAACAGGATTATCACTTTAAAGTTTTATTTTTAATTCTGAAAAAACTCGGATTTGATTGGGCAGATTACCTGTATCATTTAAGTTATGGAATGGTAGATTTACCTAGCGGAAAAATGAAAAGTAGGGAAGGGACCGTTGTAGATGCCGATGATCTTATTGCTGAAATGACCGAAACTGCACGAAATATTTCTGAAGAATTAGGAAAATTAGACGGTTATACCGAAGTTGAAAAGGAGGAGCTCTACCGAATTATTGGTTTAGGCGCGTTAAAATATTATATTTTAAAAGTAGATCCTAAAAAACGCATCTTATTTAATCCGGAAGAATCTGTAGATTTTCAGGGGAATACCGGTCCGTTTATTCAATATACTTACGCCAGAATTCAATCTATAATCAGGAAAGCCGATTTCGATTTTAAGAAACCGGTGGAAGATGGTTATAAATTTCACGAAAAGGAACGTTCGTTAATCAAGCAACTTCAGCTATATCCAGAAACAATTCAGTTGGCGGCAGAAAATCATAGTCCGGCATTAATTGCTAATTACACCTACGAACTGGTAAAAGAATTCAATTCATTTTATCAAAATGTAACCATCCTTGGTACTGAGGATGTGACCGAAAAAACCTTAAGAGTGCAATTGGCCAACAGTGTAGGGAATGTGATAAAATCTTCTTTTAGTTTACTGGGAATCCAGGTGCCTGAAAGAATGTAG
- a CDS encoding MarC family protein, with translation MELFIYVFAALFSVINPLGTVPIFVGLTQEYSASERSRTSLLTAVNIFVILLISFFTGRFILHFFGISIESLRIAGGLIIVTSGFALLTGSFSKHKGMEKERVKNDAFQRDSVSLTPLAIPMLAGPGSISLLIGMYEDYSIISEKIITIIAILGVCLATFLVLRSSHYIVKMLGASGINAISRIIGFIVIAIGIEYISSSIIIVLSNVFK, from the coding sequence ATGGAATTATTTATTTACGTATTTGCGGCGTTGTTTTCGGTAATAAATCCTTTAGGAACGGTGCCAATTTTTGTAGGATTAACACAAGAGTATTCTGCTTCAGAACGCTCCAGGACTTCGTTGTTAACAGCAGTAAACATTTTTGTGATTCTTCTAATCTCGTTTTTTACAGGAAGATTCATCCTACATTTCTTCGGAATAAGCATTGAATCGCTAAGAATTGCCGGCGGACTCATTATCGTGACTTCGGGATTTGCCCTACTCACCGGTTCCTTCTCTAAACATAAGGGAATGGAAAAAGAAAGAGTAAAGAATGATGCTTTTCAGAGAGATAGTGTCTCCCTTACTCCACTAGCCATCCCAATGCTGGCAGGCCCGGGCTCGATCTCACTGCTTATAGGAATGTATGAAGACTACTCCATAATTTCCGAAAAAATCATTACCATTATAGCTATTCTAGGCGTTTGCCTGGCGACATTTCTCGTATTAAGAAGTTCTCATTATATCGTAAAAATGCTGGGCGCCTCAGGAATAAACGCCATTTCCCGTATTATAGGTTTTATTGTGATCGCCATTGGGATTGAATATATAAGCTCTTCTATAATAATTGTGTTGAGCAATGTTTTCAAATAG
- a CDS encoding SDR family oxidoreductase, which translates to MRILLTGANGYIGMRLLPELLAQGHEVVCAVRNKNRFTSNEELLEKVEIVELDFLKDKNAPEKIKNIDVAYYLIHSMSGNTKDFDTQEAEAARNFNKIMADTSVNQVIYLSGIINTEELSKHLKSRKKVEEILYSGNFKVTVLRAAIIVGSGSSSFEIIRDLCEKLPVMITPKWVETKCQPISIRDIIKFLTGVIGKEECYNQSFDVGGPDVLTYKEMMLKYAQVRNLKLWILSVPVMSPKLSSYWLYFVTSTSYKLAQNLVDSMSVEVITNDTRLQDILNIKPISYTEAIELAFYKIEQNQVISSWKDSLSSGRFNKELNKYIQVPKYGCLLDKQSVKVENPDEVLERIWAIGGLNGWYYGNWLWKFRGYIDKFFGGVGLRRGRTHPNKIASGDSLDFWRVLLADKEERRLLLFAEMKVPGEAWLEFCIDKENVLHQTATFRPKGIWGRLYWYAMYPFHYFIFEGMLNKIAKGEPTKQIA; encoded by the coding sequence ATGAGAATTCTTCTTACAGGTGCCAACGGTTATATAGGAATGCGATTGCTACCCGAACTTTTAGCACAGGGACACGAGGTGGTTTGCGCTGTTCGAAATAAAAACCGATTTACTTCTAATGAAGAACTGCTTGAAAAAGTAGAGATTGTAGAACTTGATTTCCTTAAAGATAAAAACGCTCCTGAAAAAATAAAGAATATTGATGTAGCCTATTACCTCATTCATTCTATGAGTGGAAACACCAAAGATTTTGACACCCAGGAAGCAGAAGCCGCGAGGAATTTCAATAAGATAATGGCCGATACTTCGGTAAACCAGGTAATTTATTTAAGCGGAATTATTAATACTGAGGAACTTTCTAAACACCTTAAATCGAGAAAAAAAGTAGAGGAAATTCTATATAGCGGTAATTTTAAAGTCACCGTACTAAGGGCAGCAATCATTGTTGGCTCGGGGAGTTCGTCCTTTGAAATCATTAGAGATCTCTGTGAAAAGTTACCGGTAATGATCACTCCAAAATGGGTGGAAACCAAATGTCAGCCTATTTCTATTCGTGATATAATCAAATTTCTAACCGGTGTGATTGGAAAAGAAGAATGTTACAATCAATCTTTTGATGTTGGGGGCCCAGATGTACTTACTTATAAGGAAATGATGCTGAAATATGCCCAGGTTCGAAATCTAAAGTTATGGATCTTGAGTGTACCGGTAATGTCTCCCAAACTCTCCTCTTATTGGCTTTATTTTGTAACCTCAACGTCTTACAAACTTGCGCAAAATCTCGTGGATAGTATGAGTGTTGAAGTAATTACCAACGATACCCGATTGCAGGATATCCTAAACATTAAACCTATATCTTACACCGAAGCCATAGAACTTGCTTTTTATAAAATTGAACAAAACCAGGTAATTTCCAGCTGGAAAGATTCTTTAAGCAGCGGTCGTTTTAATAAAGAATTGAACAAATATATACAGGTTCCCAAATATGGTTGCCTTTTGGATAAGCAATCTGTTAAAGTAGAAAATCCAGACGAAGTGCTGGAACGCATCTGGGCTATTGGCGGTTTAAACGGTTGGTATTATGGAAATTGGTTATGGAAATTTCGTGGATATATAGACAAGTTTTTTGGTGGTGTAGGATTGCGACGAGGTAGAACCCACCCCAACAAAATAGCTTCTGGAGATTCTTTAGATTTCTGGCGTGTTCTTTTAGCCGATAAAGAAGAAAGGCGGCTATTACTTTTTGCCGAAATGAAAGTTCCAGGCGAAGCCTGGTTAGAATTCTGTATAGATAAAGAAAATGTTTTGCATCAAACCGCTACGTTTAGACCCAAAGGCATATGGGGCCGACTTTACTGGTATGCTATGTATCCTTTTCATTACTTTATCTTTGAAGGAATGCTAAATAAAATTGCAAAAGGCGAACCCACAAAACAAATAGCTTAG
- a CDS encoding BCCT family transporter, whose product MTQFFRAFLKNPLLYIASGILFFLALFIFFFTDFFYELIEIGSVWVREHFGGFYLWLGLLCVFFLIFIAFSRLGRIKLGNSPPEFDRLSWIAMLYSAGMGSGILLRAVQEPVFMYLNSPIETSSTSEVIALEYTFYQWGFTAWAFYGIFALLIAYSLFVRKSDILLGTSLPQLKKIKYLPEGVNLLTILTTVFGLVAAIGLGTTQIEGGISHLTSTPAGTLWLIVLLVFIICLVAFISAFAGITKGIKRISNWNIYITVILMFFVFFQIDILNVFSRFFESLYSYIIDFVPLSLALGKYNPGKEFLTDWTYYYWAFWLAWAPFTGIFIARISKGRSIREMILGVLIIPSLGSFFWFSVFGSASFDLIGNMESYTGEFDNVFTSLFRFFEGFPFANFTNIVTIILLISFLVTSVDSAIYVLSMFSDKGKEHPRKKFRLIWAILILIFSEAIIILGSIKPDSNVLTAMQKFLIISSLPFAFFTAAIIILFLRDLYKKY is encoded by the coding sequence TTGACGCAATTTTTCCGAGCTTTTCTTAAAAATCCATTGCTTTATATTGCATCGGGAATTCTATTTTTTCTCGCCCTTTTTATCTTTTTCTTTACCGATTTTTTCTACGAACTCATAGAAATTGGATCTGTTTGGGTACGTGAGCATTTTGGAGGCTTTTACCTATGGCTTGGGTTACTATGCGTTTTTTTCCTAATCTTTATCGCTTTTTCAAGGTTAGGAAGAATAAAGCTGGGAAACTCTCCACCAGAATTCGACCGACTTTCCTGGATTGCGATGCTTTATAGCGCCGGAATGGGTTCAGGGATTTTACTAAGAGCCGTACAAGAACCGGTTTTTATGTATTTAAATTCGCCAATAGAAACCAGTTCCACTTCTGAAGTCATTGCCCTGGAATATACCTTTTACCAATGGGGTTTTACAGCCTGGGCATTTTACGGGATTTTCGCATTACTTATTGCTTACTCTCTATTTGTTAGAAAATCTGACATTCTTCTGGGAACCAGTTTACCTCAATTAAAAAAAATAAAATATCTACCCGAGGGAGTAAATTTGCTCACTATTCTTACTACTGTTTTTGGGTTGGTCGCAGCAATTGGTTTGGGGACCACTCAAATTGAAGGCGGCATTAGTCACCTTACTTCCACACCTGCCGGAACACTTTGGCTTATAGTCTTATTAGTATTTATAATCTGTTTAGTAGCATTTATTTCGGCATTTGCCGGGATAACCAAGGGGATAAAACGCATCTCTAATTGGAATATTTATATCACAGTGATTCTAATGTTCTTTGTGTTTTTCCAGATAGACATTCTGAATGTTTTTTCTCGTTTTTTCGAATCCCTTTATAGCTATATTATAGATTTTGTTCCGCTTAGTTTAGCACTCGGAAAATACAATCCAGGAAAAGAATTTCTAACAGATTGGACTTATTATTACTGGGCATTTTGGTTAGCCTGGGCACCATTCACCGGAATTTTTATCGCCAGGATCTCCAAAGGTAGAAGTATCAGAGAAATGATTCTGGGAGTACTGATCATTCCATCGCTGGGCAGTTTCTTTTGGTTTAGCGTATTTGGCTCGGCTTCGTTTGATCTCATAGGAAATATGGAGAGCTACACCGGCGAATTTGATAATGTTTTCACCTCCCTGTTTCGTTTTTTTGAAGGTTTTCCGTTTGCAAATTTCACCAATATTGTCACCATAATTCTACTAATTAGTTTTTTGGTGACTTCGGTAGATTCTGCAATTTATGTATTAAGTATGTTTAGTGATAAAGGAAAGGAACATCCCAGGAAAAAATTCAGGTTGATCTGGGCAATTTTAATCCTTATTTTTTCCGAAGCGATAATAATTCTGGGAAGCATAAAACCAGATAGCAATGTACTTACTGCGATGCAGAAGTTTTTGATAATTAGCTCCCTTCCCTTTGCTTTTTTTACCGCCGCAATTATAATTTTGTTTCTAAGAGATCTGTATAAGAAGTATTGA
- the ctlX gene encoding citrulline utilization hydrolase CtlX, which yields MRQITDTILMVRPVAFRTNEQTAVNNYFQKDLTADNVNERAQAEFDEFASKLKKVGVNVIVVNDKLEDDSPDSIFPNNWVSFHENGDIGLYPMFAENRRKERRLEYFARLEEEGFKIKNIVDYTEAEEHDLFLEGTGSLLLDRVNRKAYCALSPRADEDLLIEFCEDFEFTPVIFNANQSVGGKRKAIYHTNVMMCLAENFAVICLDTIDNAKERKNVLKHLKEDGKEVITITEEQMHEFAGNMLQVQGKDNKFLVMSDRAHGSLNKDQIAKIEKHCEILSSDLHVIETCGGGSARCMMAEVFLPKA from the coding sequence ATGAGACAGATTACAGATACAATTTTGATGGTGCGCCCGGTGGCGTTTAGAACGAACGAGCAAACTGCGGTGAATAACTATTTTCAAAAAGACCTTACCGCCGATAATGTAAATGAACGCGCCCAGGCAGAATTTGATGAATTTGCCTCAAAGCTTAAAAAAGTTGGGGTAAACGTTATTGTGGTAAATGATAAATTGGAAGATGATTCCCCAGATTCTATTTTTCCTAATAACTGGGTTTCCTTTCACGAAAATGGAGATATAGGTCTATATCCAATGTTTGCTGAAAACCGCAGAAAAGAAAGGCGATTAGAATATTTTGCCAGGCTTGAAGAAGAAGGTTTTAAAATAAAGAATATTGTAGATTATACAGAAGCTGAAGAACACGATCTATTCCTGGAAGGGACCGGAAGCTTATTGCTGGATAGGGTAAACCGTAAAGCTTACTGTGCGCTATCACCTCGTGCAGATGAAGACCTTCTAATTGAATTTTGCGAAGATTTTGAATTTACACCTGTAATTTTTAACGCTAATCAAAGTGTTGGCGGTAAAAGGAAAGCTATATATCATACCAATGTTATGATGTGCCTGGCAGAAAACTTTGCGGTGATTTGTCTGGATACCATAGATAATGCTAAAGAGCGTAAAAATGTATTGAAACATCTAAAGGAAGATGGGAAAGAAGTGATCACCATCACTGAAGAGCAAATGCATGAATTTGCCGGGAATATGCTACAGGTACAGGGAAAGGATAATAAGTTTCTGGTAATGAGTGATCGTGCTCACGGGAGTTTAAATAAGGATCAAATTGCTAAAATTGAAAAGCATTGTGAAATCTTAAGCAGTGACCTCCACGTAATAGAAACTTGTGGCGGCGGTAGCGCCCGCTGTATGATGGCCGAAGTTTTCTTACCAAAAGCTTAG
- a CDS encoding dimethylarginine dimethylaminohydrolase family protein, producing MKLFLYLVKILLVKLNIKNETSRLKAVVLGTAESNGPEPSLEEAYDPKSAEFIKMGSYPKEKDMVAEMDAVAKVLEKYDVQVFRPKIIKDYNQIFTRDIAFVIDDKFIKSNILPDREQEIEAISHVIQQIDPSKVLQLPEEAHIEGGDVMPFGDYILVGTYRGADYKDYITARTNVQAVEALQELFPNKKVVSFNLRKSNTEPRDNALHLDCCFQPVGKGKAIIHRNGFLEEEEYTWLVNLFGKENVFEITRDEMYYMNSNIFSIAEDVVISEKNFTRLNAWLREQGITVEEVPYAEISKQEGLLRCSTLPLIRE from the coding sequence ATGAAGCTTTTTCTATATTTGGTGAAAATTTTACTTGTGAAATTGAATATAAAAAATGAAACTTCACGCCTTAAGGCGGTAGTTTTAGGTACAGCAGAAAGCAATGGGCCCGAGCCTTCTTTGGAAGAGGCTTATGATCCAAAATCAGCCGAATTTATCAAAATGGGATCTTATCCTAAAGAAAAAGATATGGTTGCTGAAATGGATGCCGTAGCCAAAGTGCTGGAAAAATATGATGTACAGGTTTTTCGACCAAAGATCATAAAAGATTATAACCAGATTTTTACCCGCGATATCGCTTTTGTAATCGATGATAAATTCATTAAATCTAATATTCTACCAGATCGCGAACAGGAAATTGAAGCTATTAGTCATGTAATTCAGCAAATAGATCCTTCAAAAGTCTTGCAGTTACCGGAAGAGGCACATATAGAAGGTGGAGATGTAATGCCGTTTGGGGATTATATTTTGGTAGGGACTTATCGCGGCGCCGATTATAAAGACTATATCACAGCGCGTACCAACGTACAGGCGGTAGAAGCCTTGCAGGAATTATTTCCGAATAAAAAAGTGGTTTCTTTCAATTTAAGAAAGTCGAATACCGAGCCTCGTGATAATGCTTTGCATTTAGATTGTTGTTTTCAGCCTGTTGGAAAAGGCAAAGCAATTATTCATAGAAACGGATTTCTGGAAGAAGAAGAATATACCTGGTTGGTGAATCTTTTCGGAAAAGAAAATGTTTTTGAAATTACTCGTGATGAGATGTATTATATGAATTCCAATATTTTCTCTATCGCTGAAGATGTAGTGATTTCAGAAAAGAATTTTACAAGATTAAATGCCTGGTTAAGGGAACAGGGCATTACTGTGGAAGAAGTGCCTTACGCTGAAATTTCTAAACAGGAAGGGCTTTTGCGTTGTTCAACCTTACCGTTAATTAGAGAATAG
- a CDS encoding citrate synthase, whose amino-acid sequence MSKATIEINGKKYEFPIVEGTENEQGIDIKKLRAEAGVITLDRGYKNTGSCESAITFLNGEEGVLRYRGYSIESLAEKADFLEVAYLLIFGELPTKTQLDKFYADIKEESAVDEEMKKILDGFPKSAHPMGVLSSLTSALIAFNPSSVNVESEEDMYKAIVKILGKFPVLAAWTLRKKNSLPLNYGDDTLGYVENLHKMMFEKPGKSYSVDKAVIEALDKLLILHADHEQNCSTSTVRMVGSSHAGLFASISAGISALWGPLHGGANQAVIEMLERIKEDGGDTKKFMAKAKDKDDPFRLMGFGHRVYKNFDPRAKIIKKSADEVLGQLGVDDPVLEIAKGLEKEALEDQYFVDRKLYPNVDFYSGIIYRALGIPVEMFTVMFALGRLPGWIAQWREMRLMKEPIGRPRQIYTGTNLREFKEVDKR is encoded by the coding sequence ATGTCAAAAGCGACGATTGAAATAAATGGGAAAAAATACGAATTTCCCATTGTAGAAGGTACAGAAAATGAACAGGGAATAGATATAAAGAAACTGCGTGCTGAAGCAGGCGTTATTACCCTGGATCGTGGATATAAAAATACAGGTAGTTGTGAGAGCGCTATTACTTTTCTTAATGGAGAAGAAGGCGTGCTTCGTTACCGAGGATATTCTATTGAGTCTTTAGCAGAAAAGGCTGATTTTCTTGAAGTAGCTTACTTGCTTATTTTTGGAGAATTGCCAACTAAGACCCAATTAGATAAATTTTATGCTGATATTAAAGAAGAGTCTGCCGTAGATGAGGAGATGAAGAAGATCCTTGACGGTTTTCCAAAGTCTGCTCACCCAATGGGCGTGCTTTCTTCTTTAACCAGTGCGCTTATAGCTTTTAACCCATCTTCAGTAAATGTAGAGTCTGAAGAAGATATGTATAAAGCTATAGTGAAGATTCTTGGTAAATTCCCGGTTCTTGCAGCCTGGACTCTTAGAAAGAAAAATAGTCTTCCGTTGAACTATGGAGACGATACACTTGGTTATGTAGAGAATCTTCATAAAATGATGTTCGAAAAACCGGGAAAAAGCTACAGCGTAGATAAAGCGGTTATAGAAGCATTAGATAAGTTATTAATTCTTCACGCAGATCACGAACAAAACTGTTCTACTTCAACAGTAAGAATGGTAGGTTCTTCTCACGCAGGATTATTTGCTTCAATCTCGGCCGGAATTTCTGCACTTTGGGGACCACTTCACGGTGGCGCTAATCAGGCAGTAATAGAAATGCTGGAGAGAATTAAAGAAGATGGTGGTGATACTAAGAAATTTATGGCTAAAGCCAAAGATAAAGACGATCCGTTCCGTCTAATGGGCTTTGGACACCGTGTTTATAAAAACTTTGATCCACGAGCTAAGATCATCAAGAAATCTGCCGATGAAGTTCTTGGGCAACTTGGTGTAGACGATCCTGTATTGGAGATCGCAAAAGGTCTTGAGAAAGAAGCTTTAGAAGATCAATACTTCGTAGATAGAAAATTATATCCAAACGTAGATTTCTATTCAGGAATTATTTATCGCGCATTGGGTATTCCGGTAGAAATGTTTACCGTAATGTTTGCTCTTGGTAGGCTTCCGGGATGGATTGCCCAGTGGAGAGAAATGAGATTGATGAAAGAGCCAATTGGGCGTCCACGTCAAATTTACACCGGTACAAACCTTCGTGAATTTAAAGAAGTTGATAAGAGATAG